The Thermodesulfobium sp. 4217-1 genome includes a region encoding these proteins:
- a CDS encoding DUF2892 domain-containing protein, with product MAPTDNWYLERIIFLIAGLFILISLALGLLWSPYWFILTFLVGINLIIFALTGFCIMANILYKFGVKPKIKR from the coding sequence ATGGCTCCAACAGACAATTGGTATCTTGAGAGAATCATATTTCTTATTGCAGGTTTATTTATATTAATTAGCTTAGCCCTGGGACTCTTGTGGAGCCCTTACTGGTTTATATTAACTTTTTTAGTGGGGATAAATTTAATAATATTTGCCCTTACAGGATTTTGTATAATGGCTAATATCCTTTATAAGTTTGGAGTCAAACCAAAGATAAAACGATAG
- a CDS encoding efflux RND transporter permease subunit → MKFGIAGKIAQLFIRSKLTPLIVITALILGIFAVIVTPREEDPQIVVPMIDVFVQYPGASAKEVEERVTKPMEKFLWEIKGVEYIYSTSEPGLSMVTVRYKVGEDMEKSITNLYTKLFSHLDLIPPGVSMPIVKPKSINDVPVMTFTLWSNEYNGYDLRKVALETCDYIKKDRDVSETQIIGGPKREVKVDLDPLKLKSYHISPIQISQMISSANVSLSTGSFPLNNYEFLVETGTFLKDANDVGNVIVGVFNGRPVKLSDVATITDGPQEAKNYVFMGFGPSWDKSIPGIERSSLYPAVTITVAKKKGTNATDLSDRLLHDISRLKGTVIPKGVTITTTRNYGNTANEKSNELLEHMLLAAVSVTVLIGLSLGIREALVVAVAIPVTLALTLLATYLLGFTLNRVTLFALIFSIGILVDDAIVVVENIHRHFREKEVSILVAIQAVNEVGNPTILATFTVIAALLPMAFVSGMMGPYMKPIPIGASAAMIISLLIAFIISPWLSYIVLKNVKRTDKEKENRVIASFNKIYRKNLTSMLESGKKRVAFIIFTIICLLAAVALLPLKVVMVKMLPFDNKSEIQVLIDTPKGTTLETTNALAEKIAEYIRTVPEVDNYQIYSGTASPITFNGLVRHYFLRKGDDVADIQINLVPKDKRSAQSHDIAKRIRGPIDQIASPYNARIKIVEVPPGPPVLSTLVAEVYGPNFNEQLKIASKVEDIFKKTRDVVDVDWLQNEEQTKYVFKVDKEKAAYNGISTYAIAQSLQMALHGSDAGLLHTDHSREPVEIWVQAPLKNRASLDGLQNVSLPSSTNHMVSLAELVTLEKTNEDQPIYRKNLRRVVYVIGDVAGREESPIYAILHMNKPVSDIKVPGSNPLKLYFTHEPPLGLNYSVKWDGEWQITYEVFRDLGIAFAVVLIIIYVMIVGWFKSYITPLIIMAPIPLSLIGILPAHALLSAFFTATSMIGFIAGAGIVVRNSIILVDFIEMKLNEGVPLKESIIEGCLVRFRPMFLTAAAVVVGSSVILSDPIFQGMAISLMAGEVAVTLFSWTLLPILYFIYKDTEIKVKEGKIKFDIKKIFKR, encoded by the coding sequence ATGAAATTCGGCATTGCAGGTAAAATAGCACAGCTTTTTATAAGGTCGAAGCTTACTCCTTTGATAGTTATTACTGCTTTGATATTGGGAATTTTTGCAGTAATTGTGACCCCTAGAGAAGAAGATCCACAAATAGTAGTTCCAATGATTGACGTTTTTGTGCAATATCCAGGAGCCTCTGCGAAAGAAGTTGAGGAAAGAGTTACGAAGCCTATGGAAAAGTTTTTGTGGGAGATTAAGGGTGTAGAGTACATATACTCAACTTCTGAGCCTGGTCTTAGCATGGTAACAGTCAGATACAAGGTCGGGGAAGATATGGAAAAGAGTATTACAAACCTTTACACAAAGCTCTTTTCTCACCTCGATCTGATTCCGCCTGGCGTTTCAATGCCAATTGTAAAGCCAAAATCCATAAATGATGTGCCAGTTATGACTTTTACTTTGTGGAGCAATGAATATAACGGCTATGATCTTAGGAAAGTTGCACTAGAAACTTGTGATTATATCAAAAAAGATAGAGATGTGTCTGAAACACAAATCATAGGTGGTCCAAAAAGAGAAGTAAAGGTTGATCTCGATCCACTAAAATTAAAGTCTTATCACATTTCACCAATTCAGATATCTCAAATGATAAGTTCTGCTAACGTATCTCTCTCGACAGGTTCTTTCCCGCTAAATAACTACGAATTTTTAGTCGAGACTGGAACATTTCTTAAAGATGCAAATGATGTGGGCAATGTAATTGTCGGAGTTTTCAATGGTAGACCAGTAAAGTTAAGCGATGTCGCTACTATAACAGATGGACCCCAAGAGGCAAAAAATTATGTGTTTATGGGTTTTGGTCCGTCATGGGACAAGAGCATACCAGGTATTGAGAGGTCGAGCCTTTATCCAGCCGTTACTATTACAGTAGCAAAAAAGAAGGGCACAAATGCAACTGATTTGTCCGATAGATTGTTGCATGATATTTCTCGTCTGAAAGGTACTGTTATACCAAAGGGTGTAACTATTACTACTACCAGAAATTATGGAAATACTGCTAATGAGAAGTCCAATGAGTTACTAGAACACATGCTTCTTGCTGCTGTATCGGTTACTGTTCTGATAGGCTTGAGCCTTGGAATTAGAGAGGCCTTAGTAGTTGCTGTAGCCATTCCTGTTACTTTAGCACTTACGCTCTTGGCGACCTACTTATTAGGATTTACCCTTAACAGGGTTACCTTGTTCGCACTGATCTTTTCTATAGGTATTCTGGTAGACGACGCTATTGTAGTTGTAGAAAACATACACAGACATTTTAGAGAGAAAGAAGTGTCTATACTAGTTGCCATTCAAGCAGTAAATGAGGTAGGAAATCCAACCATACTTGCGACTTTTACGGTTATTGCAGCTCTGTTGCCTATGGCTTTTGTGTCTGGCATGATGGGGCCATATATGAAGCCTATACCTATTGGTGCTTCTGCTGCAATGATAATCTCTCTTCTTATTGCATTTATAATTAGCCCATGGCTTAGTTATATTGTGCTGAAAAATGTTAAAAGAACGGATAAAGAGAAAGAAAATAGAGTAATAGCCTCTTTTAACAAGATATACAGAAAAAATCTTACTTCAATGTTAGAAAGTGGCAAAAAAAGAGTAGCTTTCATAATTTTTACTATAATATGTCTTTTAGCTGCCGTAGCACTTTTGCCATTAAAAGTAGTTATGGTAAAGATGCTGCCTTTTGATAACAAGAGTGAGATTCAGGTCTTGATAGATACTCCAAAGGGTACCACTCTTGAGACTACGAATGCGCTTGCTGAAAAAATTGCAGAATATATTAGAACTGTGCCTGAGGTCGACAACTATCAAATATATTCGGGCACAGCATCCCCAATAACATTTAATGGGCTTGTAAGACACTATTTTCTTAGGAAAGGCGACGATGTAGCCGATATCCAGATAAACCTGGTTCCTAAAGATAAAAGAAGTGCGCAAAGCCACGATATTGCTAAGAGAATTAGAGGGCCTATTGATCAGATTGCTAGTCCCTATAACGCCAGGATAAAAATTGTAGAGGTTCCGCCTGGTCCGCCAGTACTCAGTACTCTTGTGGCTGAGGTTTACGGTCCTAACTTTAATGAGCAATTGAAAATTGCCTCAAAGGTTGAAGATATATTTAAAAAGACGCGCGATGTGGTGGATGTTGATTGGTTACAAAATGAAGAGCAAACAAAATATGTTTTCAAAGTTGATAAAGAAAAGGCTGCTTACAATGGCATCTCTACCTATGCTATAGCACAAAGCCTTCAAATGGCACTTCACGGAAGTGATGCAGGACTTTTGCACACCGATCACAGCAGAGAGCCTGTGGAGATTTGGGTCCAGGCTCCTTTGAAAAATAGAGCAAGCCTTGATGGGCTCCAAAATGTCTCATTGCCTTCTTCTACAAATCATATGGTCTCTCTTGCTGAGTTGGTAACCTTAGAGAAGACAAACGAAGATCAGCCTATTTACCGAAAGAATCTTAGAAGGGTCGTTTATGTTATTGGTGATGTTGCAGGCAGAGAAGAGAGCCCTATATATGCAATTTTACATATGAATAAACCTGTTTCTGACATAAAAGTTCCAGGTAGTAATCCTCTTAAGCTTTATTTTACCCATGAGCCTCCACTGGGCCTAAACTACTCAGTAAAGTGGGATGGTGAATGGCAGATTACCTATGAGGTGTTTAGAGATTTGGGAATTGCTTTTGCTGTAGTTCTAATTATCATCTATGTAATGATAGTCGGGTGGTTTAAGTCCTATATTACGCCACTCATTATTATGGCTCCAATACCGCTATCTTTGATAGGTATATTGCCTGCACACGCTCTTTTGAGTGCATTTTTTACTGCCACTTCAATGATAGGTTTTATTGCAGGTGCTGGTATAGTGGTTAGAAACTCAATTATATTGGTTGATTTTATAGAAATGAAATTAAATGAAGGGGTTCCTCTAAAAGAATCTATAATAGAGGGTTGCCTTGTTAGGTTTAGGCCGATGTTTTTGACTGCAGCTGCAGTAGTAGTTGGTTCAAGCGTGATACTTTCTGATCCTATATTTCAAGGAATGGCTATATCGTTGATGGCTGGAGAAGTAGCCGTTACGTTATTCTCATGGACGCTATTGCCTATTTTGTATTTTATATATAAAGACACTGAAATCAAGGTCAAAGAGGGAAAGATAAAGTTCGACATAAAAAAGATTTTTAAGAGGTGA
- a CDS encoding (2Fe-2S) ferredoxin domain-containing protein produces MEKIKSIDELRRLKEQSQAFLKTRQKDVKVKIYISVDKEENTNASRDVLLAVLDELKERNFSDFQIIEKAPMGSGIKEPFMALERDDLVVYYSNITPNMAREIIASHAIKGQIVSDWASKRSNL; encoded by the coding sequence GTGGAAAAAATTAAATCAATTGATGAATTGCGAAGATTAAAAGAACAATCACAGGCTTTTCTTAAAACAAGGCAAAAGGATGTAAAAGTTAAAATCTACATTAGCGTTGACAAAGAAGAAAACACCAATGCTTCAAGAGATGTACTTCTTGCAGTCCTTGATGAGCTTAAAGAAAGAAACTTTTCGGATTTCCAAATTATCGAAAAAGCCCCTATGGGATCTGGTATAAAAGAACCATTTATGGCATTGGAGAGAGATGACTTGGTTGTTTACTATAGCAATATCACACCAAATATGGCAAGAGAAATTATTGCCTCTCATGCAATAAAGGGACAAATTGTTAGCGATTGGGCTTCCAAAAGGAGCAATCTATGA
- a CDS encoding efflux RND transporter periplasmic adaptor subunit: MNKKLKSFRIYPILFLLSLLAIFLISGCSSNQPKKIESKTIEGVKLQTVNQGDLPNYLEATGTVKAKIISVITSKVMGTITSVNVKDGDSVSEGQVLLTVYDQDASERVRQAEKNLDAARLNMSLSNATYMRYRALYDEKALSQQEMDQIITEKELAKANYERAVAAVGEAKVMRSFYTVTSPISGIVSSKKVDVGTTAMPGMPLLNVENTSSFELDANVDSKYSQDLKVGSNVGVKVESLPEIQGKISEIVPSVDPMSRSFVVKIELGSGNLRSGMYGKAYFNIGTKKAISIPESALVRKGGLVGVYVVDDKGLVSYRMVKLGEKYGKNVEILSGLSNGEKIIVEGTENAFDGAIVKGS, encoded by the coding sequence ATGAATAAAAAGTTAAAATCATTTCGCATTTATCCAATACTTTTCTTGTTATCATTATTAGCTATTTTTCTTATTTCAGGCTGCTCTTCAAACCAACCAAAGAAAATTGAGAGCAAGACCATAGAAGGCGTTAAGCTCCAAACGGTAAATCAAGGCGATTTGCCAAACTATTTGGAGGCGACAGGGACAGTAAAGGCTAAGATAATTAGCGTCATTACAAGTAAAGTTATGGGAACCATTACATCTGTCAATGTAAAAGACGGCGACAGCGTTTCAGAGGGTCAGGTGCTCCTAACCGTCTACGATCAAGATGCGTCTGAAAGAGTAAGACAAGCAGAAAAAAATCTTGATGCTGCAAGATTGAACATGTCTTTGAGCAATGCTACTTATATGAGGTATAGGGCTCTATATGACGAAAAGGCTCTAAGCCAACAAGAGATGGATCAGATAATTACCGAGAAGGAACTTGCGAAAGCGAACTATGAAAGGGCAGTGGCAGCAGTAGGCGAGGCTAAGGTTATGAGAAGCTTTTATACAGTCACTTCTCCGATTTCTGGGATAGTATCTTCTAAAAAAGTTGATGTAGGTACTACCGCTATGCCTGGAATGCCTCTGCTTAATGTAGAAAATACATCCAGTTTTGAATTGGACGCAAATGTTGACTCAAAATATTCTCAGGATTTAAAAGTTGGTTCCAATGTTGGTGTTAAAGTTGAATCTTTGCCTGAAATACAGGGCAAAATATCTGAAATAGTGCCCTCTGTAGATCCTATGTCAAGGTCTTTTGTGGTCAAGATTGAACTTGGCTCAGGGAACCTTAGAAGCGGTATGTATGGAAAGGCATATTTCAATATTGGCACGAAGAAGGCAATTTCTATTCCAGAATCAGCCCTTGTGAGAAAAGGTGGGCTGGTTGGCGTATATGTGGTAGACGATAAGGGATTGGTAAGTTATAGAATGGTTAAGTTGGGCGAGAAATATGGAAAGAACGTTGAGATTCTGTCTGGCCTTTCTAATGGGGAAAAGATAATAGTTGAAGGCACTGAGAATGCTTTTGACGGCGCAATTGTAAAAGGAAGTTAG
- a CDS encoding inositol monophosphatase family protein: protein MQENLFQEELNEALSIAKKTGTYFDRLFVENPKLALSEIENIEEKIGLHLREKFPYYGFHCESMGIVSQSTHDNNTYWIVSALSGSEPYSKGYRGSSVSIALLSNRELVLGVVNSFNFDDVFYWAKGLDCVYRNGQKTFNLSNSNVVLTSYDADKNSIANSRLCYPFKYKCVPCFSYRLALSAVGEGVFAIDCSSPTTFTYAAAHALLIGNGLNLFDESGKEIVYSKQGYSGCGQVCFGGAYEVIKEFVGKNWKSVLYRQLPENILDLNQTNTPKIGKYVKDKDLLSKAQGAMMGLVIGDSFGYSNSNEKIIDFTIENQMLEPVNSEIVILESRVLSKYCSYNYKKVVEAYLYWYNSEPVEVDFAQSSAFSSLNSLGHIPEGYSSESIDEVSNSFLLRTIPISIFTLNSSLQEALSIAELDCKITNPNYICLECAKVLLYSLRLSLKRKMTKDDLYKFVVNFVNENGFSDILKSTLSDAQNQPHPKHDTKPENVLVCLQNLFYELLHSNNFEDSILKTSIRGGDTSKNCALVGSLFGALYGMGNIPIYFRDKVLSSRSIKGLPKITYPRSQIFWPVDILIIAENLLKC from the coding sequence GTGCAAGAAAATTTATTTCAGGAAGAGTTAAATGAAGCTTTATCAATAGCAAAGAAGACTGGAACCTATTTTGATAGGCTATTTGTCGAGAATCCAAAATTAGCGTTGAGCGAAATTGAAAATATAGAAGAGAAGATCGGCCTACATCTTAGGGAAAAGTTTCCTTACTATGGCTTTCATTGTGAATCTATGGGGATAGTCTCACAATCAACTCACGACAATAATACATATTGGATAGTTTCAGCTCTTTCTGGATCTGAGCCATATTCAAAAGGTTATAGAGGGTCGTCTGTTTCAATTGCTCTGCTATCAAACAGAGAATTGGTACTGGGAGTAGTGAATTCTTTTAATTTTGATGACGTGTTTTATTGGGCAAAAGGCTTAGACTGTGTATATAGAAATGGTCAAAAAACTTTCAATTTGTCTAATTCAAATGTTGTCCTTACTTCTTACGATGCTGATAAAAATAGTATTGCAAATTCAAGGCTTTGCTATCCTTTTAAGTACAAATGCGTGCCATGCTTTTCCTATAGATTGGCATTAAGCGCTGTGGGGGAGGGCGTTTTTGCAATTGATTGCTCGAGTCCCACGACATTTACATACGCTGCGGCCCACGCTCTTTTAATTGGAAATGGGCTAAATCTTTTTGATGAGTCGGGCAAGGAGATAGTCTATTCAAAGCAAGGTTATAGCGGTTGCGGTCAAGTATGCTTTGGTGGAGCCTACGAGGTAATAAAAGAATTTGTGGGGAAGAACTGGAAAAGTGTACTTTATAGGCAGCTCCCTGAGAATATTCTTGATCTCAACCAAACAAATACGCCCAAAATTGGAAAATATGTTAAAGATAAGGATTTATTATCTAAAGCACAAGGCGCTATGATGGGTTTAGTGATTGGCGATTCTTTTGGATATTCTAACAGCAATGAAAAGATTATTGACTTTACTATTGAAAATCAAATGTTAGAGCCTGTAAATTCTGAAATAGTAATCTTAGAATCAAGGGTTCTGTCTAAATATTGTTCATATAACTATAAAAAAGTTGTTGAGGCTTACCTGTATTGGTATAATTCTGAGCCAGTAGAGGTGGATTTTGCCCAATCGAGCGCTTTTAGCTCTCTTAACTCATTGGGGCATATTCCAGAAGGATATTCTTCTGAGTCTATTGATGAAGTTTCAAATTCATTTTTATTAAGGACTATACCGATATCAATATTTACTTTAAACTCTTCGCTCCAAGAGGCCCTTAGCATTGCGGAGCTTGATTGTAAGATAACCAATCCAAATTATATTTGTTTAGAGTGCGCAAAAGTTCTATTGTATTCGCTTAGGTTATCTTTGAAAAGGAAAATGACAAAAGATGATTTGTATAAGTTCGTTGTTAATTTTGTAAATGAAAATGGTTTCTCGGATATTCTAAAGAGTACTCTTTCCGATGCCCAGAATCAACCTCATCCAAAACACGATACAAAACCTGAAAATGTTTTGGTATGCCTTCAAAACTTATTTTATGAGTTGCTACATTCAAATAATTTTGAAGATTCTATTTTAAAAACTTCAATAAGAGGGGGAGACACTTCGAAGAACTGTGCTTTAGTGGGATCTTTATTTGGTGCGCTGTATGGAATGGGAAATATTCCCATCTATTTTAGGGATAAAGTCCTTTCCAGTAGGTCCATAAAGGGATTGCCAAAAATTACTTACCCAAGGTCTCAGATATTTTGGCCAGTTGATATTTTAATTATTGCTGAAAATCTTTTAAAATGTTAA
- a CDS encoding NuoF family protein: MKTYRIHALVCAGTQCLAAGGNGFKDALVEELKQHGLTEEVLIVETGCMGSCQLGPRMVVYPEGIMYTRLSPEDAKEIVEEDFLRGRPVTRLLWKQDEKQFLTLNETPFFAKQTRIVLRNCGFINPEDITECIAQGGYESLARCITEMTPKDVIKIIKDSGLRGRGGAGFPTGLKWELANKQISDIKYIICNADEGDPGAYMNRSVLEGDPHSVLEGMAIAGYAVGAQKGFIYIRAEYPLAIKRLEIAIKQARMSGLLGKGILGTNFSFDVELRMGAGAFVCGEETALINSTEGKRGEPRKKPPYPVESGLFGKPTVINNVETLANVSIIIEKGADFFRQFGTDKSPGTKAFSLVGKVNIAGLIEVPLGTPLRTIVFDIGGGIPEGHTFKAAQTGGPSGGVIPAKHLDIPMDYENLPQLGAIMGSGGLIVMDETSCMVDVAKFFLKFTVDESCGKCVPCREGTRQMLNILEKITSGLGTMEDLDLLEKLGNVIKQTSLCGLGQTAPNPVLSTLRHFRDEYIAHVKDKVCPANVCSMKAKNN; encoded by the coding sequence ATGAAAACTTATAGAATTCATGCACTAGTATGTGCTGGAACACAATGTCTTGCAGCAGGAGGCAATGGCTTTAAAGATGCACTAGTAGAAGAATTGAAACAACACGGTCTAACAGAAGAGGTGCTTATTGTCGAAACTGGTTGTATGGGATCCTGCCAATTGGGCCCTCGAATGGTTGTTTATCCTGAAGGAATAATGTACACAAGGCTTAGCCCAGAAGATGCAAAAGAGATTGTAGAAGAAGATTTTCTTAGAGGAAGACCTGTAACAAGACTTCTCTGGAAACAAGATGAAAAACAATTTCTCACATTAAACGAGACCCCATTCTTTGCAAAACAGACAAGAATAGTTTTGAGAAATTGCGGTTTTATAAATCCGGAAGACATAACCGAATGTATTGCGCAAGGAGGTTATGAATCATTAGCCAGATGCATAACCGAGATGACCCCTAAAGATGTAATAAAAATTATAAAGGATTCTGGACTGCGTGGAAGAGGAGGAGCGGGATTCCCTACAGGACTAAAATGGGAGCTTGCAAATAAACAAATATCTGATATCAAGTACATAATATGCAACGCAGACGAAGGAGATCCTGGCGCTTATATGAATAGATCTGTCCTTGAAGGAGACCCACATTCTGTTCTTGAAGGAATGGCAATAGCAGGATATGCAGTCGGAGCTCAAAAGGGATTTATTTATATAAGAGCAGAATATCCCCTTGCAATTAAAAGGCTTGAGATTGCTATAAAACAAGCAAGAATGTCGGGCCTATTAGGCAAGGGTATTCTGGGAACAAACTTTTCATTCGACGTAGAGCTGAGGATGGGTGCGGGAGCATTTGTTTGCGGAGAGGAAACCGCCCTAATAAATTCTACTGAGGGAAAACGTGGTGAGCCAAGAAAGAAACCGCCCTATCCAGTTGAAAGCGGCCTATTTGGAAAACCCACAGTTATAAACAATGTTGAAACTCTTGCCAATGTATCGATTATTATCGAAAAAGGTGCAGATTTCTTTAGACAGTTTGGCACTGATAAGAGCCCTGGAACAAAAGCCTTTTCTCTTGTAGGCAAGGTTAACATTGCAGGCTTGATTGAAGTTCCACTGGGGACCCCTCTTAGAACAATAGTATTTGATATTGGTGGAGGAATTCCCGAAGGGCATACATTTAAAGCTGCACAAACAGGAGGACCATCTGGAGGGGTTATCCCCGCAAAACACCTGGATATACCTATGGATTACGAAAATCTTCCTCAGCTTGGAGCAATTATGGGCTCTGGCGGTCTTATTGTAATGGATGAAACAAGCTGTATGGTAGATGTGGCCAAATTCTTCCTGAAATTTACTGTGGACGAGTCCTGCGGTAAATGTGTACCTTGCAGAGAAGGCACAAGACAAATGCTTAATATCTTGGAAAAAATTACCAGTGGGCTGGGTACAATGGAAGACCTCGATCTTCTTGAGAAACTTGGCAATGTTATAAAGCAAACCTCCCTTTGCGGACTGGGACAAACCGCACCAAATCCAGTATTGTCAACACTTAGACATTTTAGAGATGAATATATAGCACACGTGAAGGACAAAGTGTGTCCAGCAAATGTTTGCTCAATGAAAGCAAAAAATAATTAA
- a CDS encoding nitroreductase family protein has translation MDAINALFSRRSIRAYTDKEISQEDIETILRAAMSAPSAGGGNVCHYIVVKDKDLLKEVLKYHQYAHMLLQANAAIVVVSDPSLEKYPGRWPLNSSASTENMLIAATALGIGSCWVGIYPVEERMNGLRKIFNISDNLIPFAIVSLGYPAENKKPHGELDSSIIHNNKW, from the coding sequence ATGGATGCAATTAACGCATTGTTTAGCAGGAGAAGTATCAGGGCTTATACTGATAAAGAAATATCTCAGGAAGATATAGAGACTATTTTAAGAGCTGCAATGTCTGCACCGTCTGCAGGTGGTGGTAACGTTTGTCATTATATAGTAGTAAAAGACAAAGATTTATTAAAAGAGGTTCTTAAATATCACCAATATGCTCACATGCTCTTACAGGCAAATGCTGCAATAGTTGTAGTGTCCGATCCCTCTCTGGAAAAATATCCTGGCAGATGGCCCTTGAATAGCTCTGCATCTACTGAGAACATGCTCATTGCCGCTACTGCATTGGGCATAGGATCTTGCTGGGTCGGCATCTATCCAGTAGAAGAAAGAATGAATGGTCTTAGAAAAATATTTAATATTTCTGATAACTTGATCCCTTTTGCAATTGTGTCGCTTGGATATCCTGCTGAAAATAAAAAACCACATGGTGAGTTAGATAGTTCAATAATTCATAACAATAAGTGGTAA
- a CDS encoding NAD(P)H-dependent oxidoreductase subunit E, whose protein sequence is MESKKIPAVDKEIRKWGTKHESLIQVLHGTQESLGYLPEEVLSYIAKKMNVSLSKIYGVVTFYNFFKLTKDAEHVITTCLGTACYVKGGEAILNALCKRLDIEPNEITKDGRFTVRTVRCVGCCGFAPVMVVDGKDIHGKLTPETAIDILEKYM, encoded by the coding sequence ATGGAAAGCAAAAAAATACCCGCAGTAGACAAAGAAATTAGAAAATGGGGAACAAAACACGAATCTCTAATTCAGGTTTTGCATGGCACTCAAGAGTCCTTAGGCTATCTCCCTGAGGAAGTTTTATCTTATATTGCAAAAAAAATGAACGTATCACTATCCAAAATTTATGGCGTTGTCACTTTTTATAACTTCTTTAAACTTACAAAAGACGCAGAGCACGTGATTACGACTTGTCTGGGTACCGCGTGTTACGTTAAAGGAGGAGAAGCTATATTAAATGCACTGTGCAAAAGATTGGACATTGAACCAAACGAAATCACAAAAGATGGAAGATTTACAGTAAGAACTGTTAGGTGTGTGGGTTGCTGTGGTTTCGCACCAGTTATGGTAGTGGATGGAAAAGATATTCATGGCAAACTTACGCCAGAAACGGCTATCGACATCCTTGAAAAGTATATGTAG
- a CDS encoding TolC family protein codes for MRLIVLFFLLFFLTPKISYSEPMSLNLNEAIQYALVNNHELKSLSESIRVKEADLGIAQSSYLPKLSFNETYMRTNNPTYAFMAKLNEGRFAQSDFDINSLNNPSSINDYQTSFTVDQLIFSKKAILGISMAKKDLQAQKLDYQRKKEDVVYKVIKSYLDVQTAKEYLNVAQKALDDSVEHEKIAQINYKVGLSVYSDVLRSETSVLAAKEKLVSAKKNFQVLQRSLGLVLGIDDNVLPSGDFDFPIKLQSEDYYKSASLNRADLKAIELRNKIAKNNIEFASAGYLPYAGLSATYQMNDHSNIFGSEGDSYQFLAYLSWNIFDGTKRENEIKKAKAEQKMAEENLKAMQDAISLEVYSSYLGVDEAKKNLELAKGALASAEEDATIILHRYQNALSPFIDLLDAQTNLDNIRANLVDKENKYYMSMVDLDYKSGTLLSDLGIK; via the coding sequence GTGAGGTTAATTGTTTTATTTTTTTTATTGTTTTTTCTAACACCCAAAATTTCTTATTCCGAGCCAATGAGTTTGAACTTAAACGAGGCTATACAATATGCATTGGTAAACAATCATGAGTTAAAATCTCTTTCTGAGTCTATCCGCGTTAAAGAAGCTGATTTGGGTATTGCCCAAAGCAGTTATTTGCCAAAGCTCTCTTTCAATGAAACTTATATGAGGACAAACAATCCCACATACGCCTTTATGGCAAAGTTAAATGAAGGAAGATTTGCCCAAAGCGATTTTGACATAAATTCGCTTAATAATCCTTCTTCCATAAATGATTATCAAACGTCATTTACCGTCGATCAGCTTATATTTTCTAAAAAGGCCATTTTAGGCATAAGCATGGCGAAAAAAGATCTTCAAGCACAAAAGCTTGATTATCAGAGGAAGAAGGAAGATGTGGTATACAAGGTTATAAAAAGTTATTTGGATGTCCAGACTGCTAAAGAATATTTAAATGTTGCTCAGAAGGCCCTTGATGATTCTGTCGAACACGAAAAGATTGCTCAGATTAATTATAAAGTAGGGCTTAGCGTTTATTCTGATGTCTTGAGATCTGAAACCTCTGTTTTAGCTGCAAAAGAGAAGCTTGTAAGCGCTAAGAAAAATTTTCAAGTATTACAAAGGTCACTTGGCTTGGTTTTGGGTATAGATGATAATGTTCTTCCATCAGGTGATTTTGACTTTCCGATAAAGCTTCAAAGTGAAGACTATTACAAGAGCGCAAGTCTTAACAGGGCTGATTTAAAAGCAATTGAATTGAGAAATAAGATTGCAAAAAATAATATTGAATTCGCCTCGGCAGGGTATTTGCCTTATGCTGGGCTATCTGCTACTTATCAGATGAACGATCACAGTAATATTTTTGGGTCTGAGGGAGACAGCTATCAATTTCTCGCTTATTTAAGCTGGAACATATTTGACGGCACAAAGAGAGAAAATGAGATAAAAAAAGCAAAAGCAGAACAAAAAATGGCAGAAGAAAACCTAAAGGCTATGCAGGATGCTATCTCCTTAGAGGTATATAGTTCTTACCTTGGGGTAGATGAAGCTAAAAAGAATTTGGAGCTTGCAAAGGGAGCCTTAGCTAGTGCAGAAGAAGACGCAACCATTATTTTACACAGATATCAAAATGCCCTTTCTCCGTTTATAGATTTATTGGATGCGCAGACAAATTTGGATAATATAAGAGCAAATCTGGTTGATAAAGAAAATAAATATTATATGTCTATGGTAGATCTTGATTACAAAAGCGGAACATTGCTTTCAGATCTGGGAATTAAGTAA